Genomic DNA from Brassica rapa cultivar Chiifu-401-42 chromosome A04, CAAS_Brap_v3.01, whole genome shotgun sequence:
ATAAAGGGGATAAATGTACGATATGTCGTACCACTCCATCCTGACTATGACTTACCAAGAAGTCAATGCTTATCACAACTTGCTTATCAATATCTTATCATCACTAgcacttttctattttttatacatatattattttgcagTGATCTGTTTGGCGGACACAATGTAatcctagtttttttttgatcaaatgtaATCCTAGTTTTTTAATCTAATTTCTGTAGATAATATACTTTGAACTCGAATAGTGTAATTATTTTTCGTTTTTTGGTGTCCCCTAATCTCTCCGTCAAGATTTTTAAAATGGAGTTCAAAAAAGAAGTTTTCCCCTAATTATGGATTTCGatttagacttttttttttcgatttagaCTTTCACTGATAAAGTAGATAATAAAACAGTAGCATCAAGCAGCATAAGttgaatattttgataatatttatatatcaaaatatcatataaattaatatataatatatattattcataaataatttattcatattagaaaatatattaagcACAAAAAACCATTGAAAGTTAGTTGGTATtgttttagtcaaaaaaaaaaagaagttagtTGGTATTGTAAGCTAGTTGGGCCACCTTAAATGAAAGAATTTACCATTGGCCACAATTTAAGAGCCTGGTGGCCTGTAAGCTGTAAGCAAGACTACACGACGTCGTTTAAACTCTTTCCAACAAACTATACAGCCGTTAAACGATCACGAATTCGCGCGTTGTGTCTTCTACGAGTATCATGTACGTTCCGTCTCTCCCGGAGAGGTGGATGATCCGTTTCTATAGAACGCAATTATCAAATCTCACTCATATTGAGTCGAACCTGAGATGAGCTCTGCTCTTGTTCTGTTTTTATGCTCGAGAATGGTGTTTCCGTGGACAAATTCTCGTTGTCCCTTGGTCTGAAAGCTTGTTCTAGGTTAGTTTTTGTAAAGGGAGAGATGAAGATTCATGGGTTTGTCCGAAAGACCGGAACTTATTATGAAATGTAGTTGTTTTGGTTCTGCTCGCCAGGTGTTCGATAGAATGCCGCAGAGACTCCATTATTGATGGGTACATCCAATGTGGATTGATAGAATCTAAGGAAGAAGAATACAAAACAATGTTCAACATAGTTGTCTTAAAAGCTTCCCACAAGACCATTCAAAATGTCTTAAAAGCTCTTGTTTTACAGCCTAAGTACATCAGCTACAGTTACAAGGAGAAAAGAGGTTACATCATGGGGGAACCTAAACAGAGCTACGATCGATCAGGAAGTGGTGATCGTCTGTAAACTTTTGGTGAGACTAAGCAAAAAATCTTGTTAACTGGAAACTAATAACTCGCGGCGAGTTTATTCAGTTCTTGCATAACATCTTCCATGGATGGTCTCTGGTTCGAGGATTCATGAGTGCAGAGAAGTCCAAGTCTAGCCAGCTGCTCCGCCTCTGCCTCCGGAAAGCTCTTTCGAAGATTCGGATCTATGAAGTCTTCGTTCAGTCGTCCAGACTCTACAGCTTGTAAGATCATCAAATGGCTGATTCTGCTTTTACCACTAAGTATCTGCAGCAGAATCATACCAAAGGCGTAGACGTCGCTCTTGTCAGTGAACCTTCCTGTAGTTATGTACTCAGGAGCTAAGTATCCCATCGCAGCACTCGCTTTGAGCTTCGAGAAGACGATATCATCCGTGAAAAGCTTGTGAAGAGCGGAATCAGCAAGAGAGGGATTGTACCAATGATCAATGAGAATCTTCTCTGCTGATagattctggtgaactattgcAGGTTTCTTTCCATTCTCTCCATGCAAGTAAACAATGCCTGAAAGAACAAAAAGAGACATAAGACTTTAAGTACAAGAACAGAGTTAAGTTTTCAAACACTAACCTCTGGCGATTCCATTTATGATGGAGACTCGACTAGTCCATTCAAGAACCTCTCCACTCTCATCCTTGACATCAAGATACTGCAAAAGATTACCATTAGGGACAAACTCGTAGATAAGGAAACACTCTCCTCTCCCTTTAGAGCAGCAAAAGCCTCTCAGCCTCACTAAGTTCTCATGCTTCAGCAACGTCAACATCTTCAACCCTTTGAGAAACTCGGTTTCATCTGATTTACAGCTCGATTTTGCGATACATTTGATGGCTGCAACAGAGCCATCTCTAAGGATCCCTTTATAAACCGAAGATACGTTACTCTTCCCCAACAGATTAACTTCGGAGAAGCTCTGAGTAGCTCTCTCAATCTCCTCGAGATTGAACATAAAGCTCTCAAAGACTTCTTGAGACAATGCACTGTTGTTACCACTGTTCTGTCCTCTCCCTAAGGGATCCCAACCGTTGGCGTACTCTAAGCTGATCAACGGAGAAGAGCTTTTTCTTCTAGAAGCTTCTTTGAAGTTGTACTCGGTGCTTACCCTACCGTCTATAGCATCGAGACTGCTTCCTATCCTCTGTTTCCTTCTTCTGTACCATGTGAACGTTGAGCCACCGAAGACTGCAACCGCGAGTATTGATCCTAATAGTCCCATGACGATGCCTAGAGATGAGGACTTTGAGGCTTTTGATGAGCACGCGCCGTTGTTGTTGTTAGTGCAGTTGCTTCGTTGTACTACTGCAGACTCTGGTTTCACATCGTTGGTTGTTATGAAACTCTTTGGGTTTGTTGGGTCGGGACGGTTTAGGTTCGGTACGTTGGAACCGGTGCAAGGTTTTAAATCTGTGAACCCATCTCCGCATAAACCGTGGTTGTTTGAGTACTGGAACCCATTGTTTAGCCTCTTCAAAGcttcaaaacccaaaaaaaataattaaatactaaaCCAAAAAGGCTGGTTCCGGTTCTGATAAACCGGTTTGAAGAATTGTATACCAGAGGGAACGAAGCCGGAGAAGGAGTTGTTGCGAATGTCTAGAACTTGAAGCGAAGGAGCAGCAGCGAGTTTCACCGGCACAGGACCAAAGAGATCGTTGAAGCTCAAATCTAGCCTAGTCAGCGTACCAACATCGCCTAAACTCGCAGGCACAGCGCCGGAGAGTTGGTTGTACTGTAAAGCCAAGACAGTTATCTTTTTGAGAGAACCTAACTGTGTCGGTATACTCCCACTTAACTTGTTGTAACATAGCTGAagcactacaaaaaaaaagcacTAAAGATTGTGAAATTACAACTTTTAATTGAGTTTGCaatgtttgattttatttatttttgatgaaatttattttggttttagttttcagtgttttcataattatgaaattatatgAGTTTTGACTAAAAAATATGAGGTTCTTTAGAAGagtttttgaattttagaaAAAACTCAATTGATTTTTCGGTGTTTCTCTTTGGTAAAattggtttttatattttggttttggttttcgatgttttcataattatgaaattatgagtttttgaaaaccaaaatttatGAGGTTTTagaagagtttttatttaaaagaaaaaccaaGAACTCTTTTAAAACCTACACTAAATTCAAGAAGACAAGAACTGAAACTTTTCTAAGCTAATGTAATAAAACCAAACCTGACTCACTTAAGATACTTTTTGCTGCAATAAATGAAGTATGTATGAGTGAGATTAACTAATATAAGGCATGCATAAACAAGACTGACCTTGAAGATTGTCTAAGTTTCCGATCTGAGGAGGTATTTCGCCGGAGAGATTGTTAACGTTGAGGTATAAATCGGTGAGGAGAGGCAGGTTTGAGATGTCTTTAGGAATCTGACCGGTCAAGGAGTTGAAATGAAGGTATAAACCGGTTAAGCTAGTGAGAAGACCGATGGAAGGAGGGATAGTTCCGGTTAGACCCATTCCTTGGAGAGATATGTTAGCAACGCGGCGGTTTCCGTCGCAAGCAACACCGTCGAAGGAGCCGGGGGAGCAAGGGTCGGCGTTGGGAGTCCATGACGTGAGGAAGCGTTTTTGTGGGTCAAGAGAGGATTTGATGTCGAGGAGAATGTCGAGCTCTGATGAGTAAGATAGTGAAGGAGAAAGGAAGAGGAAGATGGAGAGGATGAGGGGGAGTGAGAGTGGAGAAGCCATGTTTGGTtgtgaagaagagagagagatggagagtggtgaagaagaaaatgactatctttggtttttgaagcaaaataaaatttgtCTTTAGGTTTTGAATAGTTTGAGTTTGTTAATTTGAAGAAAAGGTTGTGGACCACAAGATGATTCAAtcgtaaaagaaaataaatatatgtaatgaAATTATAAAACACAAAGTTATATATTTGACTACCTGTGATATCAATcgaagtttttttatttttgcattgcTCTGAAATGACTAAAGATATTTAAATTAGcgttcttctattttttttcttgtcaacaTTTTATTTCTGTACTTTATACGGtaaagattctttttttttttttttttttgatcaacctTTTAAAGACTTTTTCAGCGGAAAAACAGTAATAGTTAGGCTAGCTTTTTTCAAAATTGAAAATGATAGCACTCTCTCTAGATTTAGTGGTAAgaaaagttttttctttttcagtgcACCAGCTACAAAATCGTACTTTGCATATCATTGTTTTAACTTTTCATACATCCATTAAAGTTAGGGTTTACTAATTAACATAAATCTGTTTTAATAAGCGAATTCAGAAATGATTCATTCtactatgcaaaaaaaaaaacttatttatactCAATGCAAATTTTACATTTTGGTTGAGATTTCATTGTGAGAATATTTATACtaattaagaaaatagaaaactaAATTAGAGTTGTACTTGATTTTCAGATCAGCGCGAGTAATACCTGATGACTATCTCATATATTCACATGGGAAtaagatacaaaaataaatGGCATTTCTTGACATTATTTCAATGAATTACTATATTTGGTGCAAATAATtgtaacataaataaaacaagagtagtttatgttttatatagatTATATGATATAGAAAGATAAAAAGGCATCCAAGAGGCATGGGGTGAAGAGTAAATAATGGGACAAAGAAAGATGATGGTGGCAAGTCAATAGAAGCAACATGTGAACATTTTATTTTACACAATTAATCAAACAAtaggtaattttttaaaaacatgtgAACTTCTCTTGAGTTAGTGTTTTGCTATTTTCTTGATTTGATTACATAAAAAGGTAAATGGACCAGCACCTCGCTCTACTCTAAAGTATAACATGTGAGTTCACAGAAACAAGAAAGACATAAAGCAAGAGAATAAAGCAAAAGGCTAGATGGCTCCTTCTGAATTCTGATATTTCACCTTTTGTAATTTATTACTTCGTGGGTAGTGGTGGATGGTATATTATACACATAACACATTTGTGTGTGTGCGCGCTCATATGTCGACAGAGGGAATGAATTCATTGTAGTATGAGTGCAGCCGAGAATTATCGAAAGTAATGTGTCCATTATAACTCTTAGCTAGTGCAGTCAAGTTTCTAAATTCATACATAAACCTCAAGTAAAAAACAAGTGATCTGTGACAAGTTAGCTAGCGTACATCCACTAAACGAAACATATTCTCTAATCGTTAACTAGTGGTTTTATATTCGACATGactattaataataatataaacatGAATATAAAGATATAACAAATCTGTCACATATTTAATACTATTATTACACAATATATGACCCTAGCGGTAAAATTTGATAGTACATATAACAGTAATTCCTTTCCTTTTTATTTGCTATGAAAACcagtaataatatttttctatatacgGATATACCAAAGATTAACATGGTAATGTATAATCATCAACGTCACTCCATATACAGTATTTGAATCGTCTTCGTCTCTAAGAGAATGGCCTCACACGTTAGCAGACCCAGCCTGTCCCATTTTGTATGGATGCATGAGTATGATGTTTCATACGATTGTCACAACAAAAACTTATAATAATCATTATAGTTGTATATTTTGGTACTTGGTAGGCACCGGATTTAACTGATTATCatccttgttttgtttttgagcagatctatatattttgttttgttatatatcGTGTCCAAATGTTGTggaattataattaaaaagaaatttataaattcaCGTTTCTTCGTTTCGTTAACTCAGACGTTGAAAACTGAAACTTATGTGTTCGATGTTTTCCTTTGATTTTATTATATCTAAGGTTGGTCCAATGCTATATACGCGTGCCAATTAATTACCAGATGTTATAAAATGCATGTCgacatttttaaatgcattgctttttagttttttgtttgtttgtttgtagcTTTGTCACGTATTTCAAGTCGCCATTTCACATATGCGTTAACTCGTTAAGCAATATATGTAACCActcagtttttaaaaaaataatatgtaaccACAGCAAACAAGAACTCTCTTTTGGTCAGATACTCATAATCATAAATATCTCCACTTACAAAAGTCCCATACGTAACCtaaaaatttcacatttcaaattTCAGAAAATTCAAATATAGAAAGGTaagatttgattatttcttcGGTTTCACCTAACACGGGAAGCAAATCAAAGTGGTGTCCATGATCGAGCACAAACCGTATGTAAGCTAATGATTACATTTtgtatgtattttatatgtgaagaagaaagaaagtttATTTCTTACATAAGGTTTTGTATTAATTAAGATAGTACATTGAAACAGTAGTTATATCAAACAAAAATCAAGATTGAAATTCTCAGTCGTGGAAGATATTTATTTTCGTTCACATAGTTGATTTGATATTTGATTATCGAgtaaatgatttaaaattttcagcTTTGGTAGATATTTAATATAGTTGACCATGGTATGCCATCTATGTGCAGTTCGTCAGATCGTCCCTCAGTTTGTTTCGTAATGATAGACCAAAATCGTTCTACCCAATACCATATAGTagtatacttttaaaatataacaaaagttTTGTCCAATAATCGAAAACAGTCTAAGCATGGTTTAGTATTTTTTGTTGGAAACGAAGTATATACATGCATATACTTTGCAAGAGTTCATAGATTTAGTCACATATATTCGATACTTAAATctgaaaacattatttataatcAACAAGTTATATCAAATTATgcataagaaaatattttttttaatatttatattgattagGAATAGgtaaaatgaaatattataatgataTGTTTGCATCACAGAAACCAAGTTTTATTGGAGACCACAACAAACCAAGCAAGTCGAAGACAAGATTAAAGTATAAAGTTTTCACAAGCAGACACTATTTAGTTAATAATATTATCTACATCATTAAATCGACTACAGGAATTCACGTGACTAAGACAAATGTGCACTTTAGTTAACTAACAATAATCTCATCGGCAGTACAAGTTTTCTCTTTTGCTTTCACGATTCTCACTCTTACATATTCTTGCGTTTCTCTAAACCTTTAATTTCTCAATTTGCtctctttattttattaatttctgACATTATGATACAATCAAAGACAAATAATGCAGTTAAAAGCATAGATAATTGCAACTTAAAAGACCAAATCCAACTTTAAGCATATGCATGATCACACTTTTCAGACAAAACTTGCAAAGAAAAAGAGCACGCGCCCTCATTGCATCAAAATATTGGCTGGGCTTTGGATTCTTCTATCTTAAAACCACCTTAGTGGACTTATTAGTTTGACGGGCCTTTTACTTAAAAGAAAATAGAGAGATAAAAGGCCTTTAGTTTATTAACGGGCCTTTTCTAACAAACAAGGCCTAAAGCCCAAAAACAAAACGCTGAAACTAGGGTTTtatatatcttcttctcttgacGCACAACGCAGCAGAAACTCATCTCATCGAGACAGTGAAACAAACCCTAGTTTTTCAAGATGGGTCGTATGCATTCGAGAGGGTTCGTCAGCTTCTTCTTTATCACCATCTTCAagccttagtttttttttttcttaatctcATTTTGTGTTATGCAGAAAGGGTATCTCCGCATCTGCGTTGCCGTACAAGCGCTCACCTCCGACATGGCTCAAGACCACGGCCCTTGATGTAAGAAAAATCCTGAGACTTTTGATTCTTTGTTGAGACATTAGCTTCGGTTGTTGTCGTTTGGGTTTTTAGTTGATTCACTTAGCTTACTCTTAGTATTAGGACAAGAACTTTGGTTTTGTTCCATTGTCTGAAAAGTATTTAATTTGATCTGATCATTAAATGggttttgttattattaaacCAGGTTGATGAGTCGATCTGCAAGTTTGCGAAGAAGGGTTTGACACCATCTCAGATTGGTGTGATTCTTCGTGACTCTCACGGTATCCCTCAGGTGAAGAGTGTTACCGGAAACAAGATCTTGCGTATTCTCAAAGCTCACGGTTTGTGTCTTAACCCTTTTATCACATCTCGTATTTATTTTCCAGagagaaatttataattttttttatttttttgttggtaaAAAAGGTCTTGCTCCTGAGATTCCTGAGGATCTGTACCACTTGATCAAGAAGGCAGTTGCTATCCGCAAGCACTTGGAGAGGAACAGGAAGGACAAGGATTCCAAGTTTAGGTTGATTCTTGTTGAGAGCAGGATCCACCGTCTTGCCCGTTACTACAAGAAGACCAAGAAGCTTCCTCCTGTCTGGAAGTAGTAAGTGCACACTGTTACCTGcctatttaaatgaaaaatgtgttctgttttgatgtttgatcctgacatatatgttttttttttatttgcagcGAGTCTACTACTGCTTCTACCCTTGTGGCTTAGATCATGGTCAAGAGCACTACTGTTTCTTTTTGCTGTCTTATTATGAACTTAGTTTCTATGCTTCTCAGTACTTTGTTTTGTCAAGTGACAATGATGTTTTGATGATTTCAAGGAACCAATGTGTTTAAATCTTTTGTCAGAATTTCTTATGCCGTGTTTAATCTATTATCATTTCATGTTACCATATGTGCAATTGAAATGAAACTTAAATCaagattataaattataactaTTGCAACTCCGAACTAATGTTGATTTCATCAACCAAAAATACAAAAGTGTACAAAAATCAGAAATGTATTTGTTGCCTACTAGGCCAAGACTCTATCTTTTGGAAGTAATCAACAGACACTACACCATCAATGCCTTCAGTCATAACCACCTTATTGTCTGAAATGTAGAAAGCAGTTCCATCTAtatagaaatatcaaaagtgaAATGTTTGAGGCAGCATAGCAAATTAGCAATATTGATTTGAGTTCTAGTACTAAAGTCATACACCTTCAAGAGCTTTCTTGATGTTTAGGAAGATCAAGACATTAACATCTCTTCTCATGCCTTCATCAAAATCATATCAAATTGTAGTTAGATAAATGAGTATACGCAACAATAAGATCATAATCTTACCACTTATCACTTCACCATCTGTTGGCACGCCACAAGAAAAGTGAATATGCAACCTATTCATACGCTTAAGCCAGACCAGACGCTAAAATAGATTCCAAATGCACATAAGCATAAACTTAATTATATCATATAACAGAGTTTAAAACTTTTTCAACAAaccatttttttaatcaaatcacACGTAAGGGACAAATAGGAATCAACAAAAAGCCATTTATTTATATAGGTTTTATTACACAATggcttattattattataagtgAAGAGGGTTTTCTTAACTTGATGATGATCATCATCACTGTCCCCCCCTGTGTTTGGTAACTTTATTCTCAAGTTCATCTTGTTTGGCTCCAACGATCCTGTCAACTTCTTTACCATTTTTCATCAGCACAAAAGTTGGCATCGCCGTCACGTCGAACTCTTTAGCCACCTCCTGAGAACATCGATCATCCAGTAAGTAAAAAGTTTCATCAGTTATTACTATAAATAAACAAGAAGAAATAAATACCAACTTTGAGTTAGCCTAGTAATAAAGGGGTTGCGGCTGCCACTTGGATTCAATTCACGGGTTCCCGACAAAGAGgtgaaaacactttttttttataccaaaaaagaAGGAATGAATACTTACGGGAAGCTCATCGACATCCACCTTGACGAAGCTAACATCAGTGAACTTGACAGCCATGTGTCTGACCGCGGGCTCGAAGGACTTACAAGGCCCACACCAGCTTGCGGAGAAGTCAATCACCAGCTTTTCTCAAAAAACCCAAGTATCATCAGTTCAATTCTATATATAACTCGGTTGCAAGATCAGATCGATACGTACCAGCTGGTTCGAATCTTTCATCCCGTTGAAGTGAAGCTGCCACTGAGCTGATGAGCTCAACTTAGTGACGCCACTATGCTCGGATTCATTCCCTTCACCTGCCCCCAACATATTTGATATTGCAGttcccattctctctctctctctgagcAAGTAGTATGAGGCGGATAATAATTACACTTGAGTGAGACCCACGCTATCTTATCTGGTCTACGATGCACACATCCTGCCGTTTCAATTTTGTTTCCACACATCCTGCCGTTTTTAAAAGTTTCACACTACTAAGTACTAATGCTACCAACTCATATCAGATTCAAGGTACATACTCTTCTGTGTTTCAtctttaaaattgttttatttgaCCTTCACACTCACTGAAACAGTTACGTACACGACAAGTTAATCAAATAAAACCCTCGAAAAATTACTCAAACAAACGCATTTTCAAAGATGATCGATCAAAAACAATCATCTCGCTGCAGCTTCCTAAACCCTTTATTAAGGCCCAAAACTGATTCAACGATTGCATCTCACTCAGTTCATTACAAGCAAACACACTCTTAAACACACACACTTTGTTCTTCTAATAAATGTTACAGTGgcaatagagagagaaagaaacacaTTCTCACATTTGGATTCAAAGGAAATGATCTTTTTAGTGCTTTGTGATACTTTCAAGGACTTGAAAGTAGTCAGGGAAAGTCTTTCTGGTGCAGCCAGGATCCTTGATGGTGACTGGAACATCAGCACATGCTGCAAGCGAGAACGCCATCGCCATTCTATGATCATCATATGTATCAATCTCCGCCGGTTTCACCTTTGCTGGTGGAGTTATCACACAGTAATCTGAACCCTCTTCCACTGTAGCTCCAAGCtgaacgcaaaaaaaaaaaaacccaaaaagttATGCAACGATTAACTTAGAATGAGAGCATGAGAGAAAAGGAAACTTACCTTTCGAAGCTCTGTGCAGATGGCTATCATCCTTTCTGTCTCCTTAACTCTCCAGCTAGCCACTACATTGACCAAATAGAGTTAAAGCAACCATGAATCTTTTAAAAGACGCTGATTCAAAGAGAGGGTTTTGCTTTACCATCTCTGATGGTGGTTGGACCATCGGCAAAGAGAGCAACAACGGCAAGAGTCATGGCTACATCGGGCATTTTATTCATGTTGACATCAAC
This window encodes:
- the LOC103866203 gene encoding probable LRR receptor-like serine/threonine-protein kinase At1g34110, giving the protein MASPLSLPLILSIFLFLSPSLSYSSELDILLDIKSSLDPQKRFLTSWTPNADPCSPGSFDGVACDGNRRVANISLQGMGLTGTIPPSIGLLTSLTGLYLHFNSLTGQIPKDISNLPLLTDLYLNVNNLSGEIPPQIGNLDNLQVLQLCYNKLSGSIPTQLGSLKKITVLALQYNQLSGAVPASLGDVGTLTRLDLSFNDLFGPVPVKLAAAPSLQVLDIRNNSFSGFVPSALKRLNNGFQYSNNHGLCGDGFTDLKPCTGSNVPNLNRPDPTNPKSFITTNDVKPESAVVQRSNCTNNNNGACSSKASKSSSLGIVMGLLGSILAVAVFGGSTFTWYRRRKQRIGSSLDAIDGRVSTEYNFKEASRRKSSSPLISLEYANGWDPLGRGQNSGNNSALSQEVFESFMFNLEEIERATQSFSEVNLLGKSNVSSVYKGILRDGSVAAIKCIAKSSCKSDETEFLKGLKMLTLLKHENLVRLRGFCCSKGRGECFLIYEFVPNGNLLQYLDVKDESGEVLEWTSRVSIINGIARGIVYLHGENGKKPAIVHQNLSAEKILIDHWYNPSLADSALHKLFTDDIVFSKLKASAAMGYLAPEYITTGRFTDKSDVYAFGMILLQILSGKSRISHLMILQAVESGRLNEDFIDPNLRKSFPEAEAEQLARLGLLCTHESSNQRPSMEDVMQELNKLAASY
- the LOC103866202 gene encoding 40S ribosomal protein S13-2 produces the protein MGRMHSRGKGISASALPYKRSPPTWLKTTALDVDESICKFAKKGLTPSQIGVILRDSHGIPQVKSVTGNKILRILKAHGLAPEIPEDLYHLIKKAVAIRKHLERNRKDKDSKFRLILVESRIHRLARYYKKTKKLPPVWKYESTTASTLVA
- the LOC103866201 gene encoding thioredoxin H2 — translated: MGTAISNMLGAGEGNESEHSGVTKLSSSAQWQLHFNGMKDSNQLLVIDFSASWCGPCKSFEPAVRHMAVKFTDVSFVKVDVDELPEVAKEFDVTAMPTFVLMKNGKEVDRIVGAKQDELENKVTKHRGGQ